A single genomic interval of Corvus cornix cornix isolate S_Up_H32 chromosome 1, ASM73873v5, whole genome shotgun sequence harbors:
- the LOC109143923 gene encoding uncharacterized protein LOC109143923, translating into MCVPGEFHLSSIQCPGWLGGVRPWSPGVCDIGGDTSPHRARCGAAAAVRLQPAAMAGRITKILLVLAILQHTLRADAQSAQTTAEVLTQHEEQRSQMTWLARAGKITKILVVLGILQYTVRMDLPSVKDTEELLRQHEKERILEMTRQLMMEQRMQKQSGLTPGRVLLLACQEWWFWVSAEILLVLFGIYWLPRQRSSDCDDGSQWETSTSAQEQVEEEEKDWKDDPDSYDTTEKPPNKSWALWRICWRDTPVAVGSSD; encoded by the exons ATGTGTGTTCCAGGAGAGTTCCACCTGAGTTCCATCCAGTGCCCCGGCTGGCTGGGCGGGGTGCGGCCATGGAGCCCTGGTGTCTGTGACATCGGAGGGGACACGTCCCCACACCGCGCACGTTGCGGTGCCGCCGCTGCAGTGCGGCTCCAGCCAGCG GCCATGGCAGGAAGGATCACCAAAATCCTGCTGGTGCTGGCCATCCTCCAGCACACCCTGAGGGCAGATGCTCAGTCAGCGCAGACCACGGCAGAGGTCCTGACGCAGCATGAGGAACAGCGCAGCCAGATGACTTGGCTG gccAGAGCTGGAAAGATCACCAAAAtcctggtggtgctgggcaTCCTCCAATACACAGTGAGGATGGATCTTCCATCAGTGAAGGACACAGAAGAGCTCCTGAGGCAGCATGAGAAGGAACGCATCCTGGAGATGACCAGGCAGCTGATGATGGAGCAGAGGATGCAGAAGCAGTCTGGACTCACCCCAGGAAGAGTGCTCCTCTTGGCTTGCCAGGAGTGGTGGTTCTGGGTCAGTGCTGAAATCCTCCTCGTGCTCTTTGGGATCTACTGGCTGCCCAGGCAGAGAAGCTCTGACTGTGATGACGGCAGCCAGTGGGAAACCTCCACCAGTGCCCAGGAGCAGgtagaggaggaggagaaggactGGAAGGATGATCCTGACTCTTATGACACTACAGAGAAGCCCCCGAATAAG AGCTGGGCACTGTGGAGGATCTGCTGGCGAGACACCCCTGTGGCCGTGGGGAGCAGTGACTAG